From the genome of Bacteroidia bacterium:
ATCCCCAATGTTTTCAGTACTTGGGAGCTGAGCTACAATAAGAGTATCGTTGTAATGATACGTTACTAATTGATTGTTCATTGTAATGGAATCAACCGTTAAACGGAGTAAATCCAAACTAATCGTATTGACAGTATTCATTTTCGGAGCAAAACGAATTACAGTATTTCCGCCAATTATTTTATTGGTGAAATCCGTAATATTCAGATTTATCGTATAATTTAAAATATCAATAGTATCGCTTCTCTGATTATCAGCAAGTGTTTTAGGGTTTTGAAAATTAATTTTTTGTTGCGCTTCCGCAGAAATGGATCCGAACAGAAAAATGACACAGAGTAAAATTAATTTTTTCATGGTTATAGATTTTCTAAAGTAAGATGAGCAATTGAAATTAAAAATAAAAATACGTCTTTACTGATTCAAAAATAACTTAAAAAATTTTAGCAGTGTATAAAAAGCCAGATTTTCTTTCAATTTAAACCAATAATTCAAAATGCAAAAAATAAATTTTCTCAATTATCAACTTGCGATATATACTGCTGTTGTAAATTATCCCAATCCTTTTATCGCTTAGAGCGCACCAACTAAAAAAAATATCTATATTTAGCCTTCTAAAAAATAATTTTTCAAACTGATTTTTTATAAATACTCCGAATAACTATGGCAAATAAGCTCTTTTTCACGAAATCACTCAATCGCTTAATGACGGAATCTTCTGATTCTGAAAACGGACTGAAACGCACATTAACGGCTAATAATCTCATTGCCCTTGGTATTGGAGCCATTATCGGCACTGGAATTTTTGTACTAACTGGTACTGCAGCTGCTAATCATGCGGGTCCAGCTTTGGTATTGTCTTTTGTTTTATCTGGAATTGGCTGTGCATTTGCAGGTTTATGTTATGCCGAATTTGCTTCCATGATTCCGATTGCAGGAAGTGCTTATACGTACTCCTACGCCACGCTCGGAGAATTTATTGCTTGGATTATCGGGTGGGATTTAATTTTAGAATACCTCTTTGGCGCTTCTACCGTGGCTGTTGGATGGTCGGGTTACATTGTTAGTTTTTTTAAAGATTTCGGAATTACGATTCCTGCCGCCATGTGCCAAGCTCCTTTGGATCACGACCCAACACAAGGCTGGCATTTAACGGGTGCTTTCATCAATTTTCCAGCAATATTTATTATTGTGTTGATGACCACTTTATTGGTGATCGGCATTAAAGAATCAGCGCGTTTCAACAACATCATCGTTATTTTAAAAATTGCGGTAATTCTGCTCTTCATAGGATTTGGCGCACACTACATTACCAAATCCAATTGGACTCCTTTTATTCCGCCCAATGCAGGTGATGGAAAATTCGGATGGAGTGGAATTGTTGCCGGTGCAGGCGTTATCTTTTTTGCATACATCGGTTTTGATGCCGTTTCCACCGCTGCTCAAGAAGCTATTAATCCACAAAAAGACATGCCTCGAGGCATTCTCGGATCGCTCATCATTTGTACCATTTTATACATTGTCGTTTCTTTTGTCCTTACAGGAATCGTTAATTACAAAGATTTAAATGTTCCCGCTCCTATTGCCATGGCGATTGACAAAGCTGGTCCTGCTTTATTTTGGTTGCGTCCTTTGATAAAAATCGGCGCCATTGCCGGATTGAGTTCCGTTATTTTAGTGATGTTGATGGGACAACCGCGTATTTTTTATTCCATGGCGAAAGACGGTTTGCTTCCACAAAAATTTGCAGCCGTTCACAAAAAATTTAAAACGCCTTATGTTACCACTATTTTAACAGGCTCTGTAGCTGCCATTATTGCTGGACTTTTCCCGATTGGCATATTAGGCGAATTGGTTTCCATCGGTACTTTACTCGCCTTCGTAATTGTTTGTGCAGGAATTATTGTACTCCGAAAAACACGTCCCAATATTCATCGTCCATTTAAAACACCTTTTGTTCCGCTTTTTCCGATTCTCGGAATTATAATTTGTTCGGCTCAAATGATTGCACTTCCGTCAGAAACTTGGTGGCGATTGATTATTTGGATGGCTATCGGAATTATTATTTATTTCTCTTACGGAATAAAACATAGCAAAGTCCAGAAAGAAGGCGGCTCGAAATAAGTGCTTTGAAAAATTATTTTTTTGAAGTGTTTAAAATCATACTTTTTTAAAGACATCCTAAAGTAAAACGCTAAAAAGCGTATACTTTCTTAGATTTTCCTATTTTTGTATCCTTAAATTTTAAGAATGGAAAAAGATTTTTTTGCGCATCCTTCTGCTTTTATTGATGAAGGCTGTAAAATAGCGAAAGGCGTTAAGATTTGGCATTTTTCAC
Proteins encoded in this window:
- a CDS encoding amino acid permease: MANKLFFTKSLNRLMTESSDSENGLKRTLTANNLIALGIGAIIGTGIFVLTGTAAANHAGPALVLSFVLSGIGCAFAGLCYAEFASMIPIAGSAYTYSYATLGEFIAWIIGWDLILEYLFGASTVAVGWSGYIVSFFKDFGITIPAAMCQAPLDHDPTQGWHLTGAFINFPAIFIIVLMTTLLVIGIKESARFNNIIVILKIAVILLFIGFGAHYITKSNWTPFIPPNAGDGKFGWSGIVAGAGVIFFAYIGFDAVSTAAQEAINPQKDMPRGILGSLIICTILYIVVSFVLTGIVNYKDLNVPAPIAMAIDKAGPALFWLRPLIKIGAIAGLSSVILVMLMGQPRIFYSMAKDGLLPQKFAAVHKKFKTPYVTTILTGSVAAIIAGLFPIGILGELVSIGTLLAFVIVCAGIIVLRKTRPNIHRPFKTPFVPLFPILGIIICSAQMIALPSETWWRLIIWMAIGIIIYFSYGIKHSKVQKEGGSK